The Patagioenas fasciata isolate bPatFas1 chromosome 3, bPatFas1.hap1, whole genome shotgun sequence genome contains a region encoding:
- the DSTN gene encoding destrin, with product MASGVQVADEVCRIFYDMKVRKCSTPEEIKKRKKAVIFCLSPDKKCIIVEEGKEILVGDVGVTVTDPFKHFVQMLPEKDCRYALYDASFETKESKKEELMFFLWAPEQAPLKSKMIYASSKDAIKKKFQGIKHECQANGPEDLNRACIAEKLGGSLVVAFEGSPV from the exons GCATCTGGAGTACAAGTTGCCGATGAGGTATGCCGTATCTTCTATGACATGAAAGTGCGGAAGTGCTCTACACCTGAGGAAattaagaagaggaagaaggctGTCATCTTCTGCCTCAGTCCAGACAAAAAGTGCATTATTGTGGAAGAAGGCAAAGAGATTCTTGTGGGAGATGTCGGTGTGACAGTTACCGACCCTTTCAAGCACTTTGTGCAGATGCTTCCTGAGAAGGATTGCCGTTATGCCTTGTATGATGCAAGCTTTGAGACCAAGGAATCCAAAAAAGAAGAGCTGATGTTTTTCTTGTG GGCACCAGAACAAGCACCTCTCAAAAGTAAGATGATCTACGCAAGCTCCAAGGATGCAATCAAAAAGAAGTTTCAAG GCATAAAGCATGAATGCCAAGCAAATGGGCCAGAGGACCTCAACCGAGCTTGCATTGCTGAGAAGCTAGGAGGCTCCCTAGTTGTAGCTTTTGAAGGAAGTCCTGTGTAG